In a genomic window of Candidatus Tumulicola sp.:
- a CDS encoding peptide ABC transporter substrate-binding protein, whose protein sequence is MFARGFCLLAIAAMLAGTGCSRAGRNGDSVSDRLRIALPINPTQLNPILSQNSIEGFTDSLMFNMLVTHDDQHRQIPDLAAVVPTLENGGISRDGLTLTYHLRRNVRWHDGAPFTSHDVVFTWHAIMNSRNNVVDRRGFDLVASMDAPDAYTVVMHMKKRFAPAIDTIFGESDMPARILPAHLLEKYPDLNHVAFDAAPVGTGPYRFVRWLRSDHIELEANPQYFRGAPHIQHLTLAIVPDDATVGAELRSHETDLGLEISAPVYQALANADGITRQLAQTPVYTAADFNTQQPIMQDVRVRRALALGMDRATIVRDDTYGTSMLAVADLSPYYYWAFDRSLKPIPYDPVQAKALLDAAGWHPGPDGVRSRNGKRLSLLLVYGIGSQLIRNIVTQIQQMYRPLGVEVELKGYDYANLYAAAESGGIINGGKFDIAMYSWISGADPDNSSQWTCNAIPPAGNNVARYCSPAMDALQRIATSSFDRSVRAHAYAGIEALLLRDAPAAFLYYQPLRYARVSDLRNFAPNGTSEAWNAQEWAR, encoded by the coding sequence ATGTTCGCGCGCGGCTTTTGCCTTCTGGCGATCGCGGCGATGCTCGCCGGTACGGGCTGCTCGAGGGCCGGCAGAAACGGCGATTCCGTGAGCGACCGTCTGCGCATCGCTCTTCCGATCAATCCCACCCAACTCAACCCGATTCTGTCGCAGAACTCCATCGAAGGTTTTACCGACAGCCTGATGTTCAACATGCTGGTAACGCACGACGACCAGCATCGCCAAATCCCCGACCTCGCGGCAGTCGTACCGACGCTCGAGAACGGCGGTATCAGTCGCGACGGCTTGACGCTAACGTATCATCTGCGCCGGAACGTGCGCTGGCACGACGGCGCCCCGTTTACCAGTCACGACGTGGTGTTCACCTGGCACGCGATCATGAACTCGCGCAACAACGTGGTAGATCGCCGCGGGTTCGACCTCGTAGCTTCGATGGACGCACCCGACGCGTACACGGTCGTGATGCATATGAAAAAGCGCTTCGCGCCGGCCATCGACACGATCTTTGGCGAGAGCGACATGCCGGCACGTATATTGCCGGCGCATCTGCTCGAGAAATATCCCGATCTTAATCACGTCGCATTCGACGCAGCTCCGGTCGGCACGGGGCCGTACCGATTCGTGCGCTGGCTGCGCAGCGACCACATCGAGCTCGAAGCCAATCCGCAATATTTCCGCGGCGCTCCACACATCCAACATCTCACGCTGGCGATCGTTCCCGACGACGCGACGGTCGGCGCAGAATTACGGTCGCACGAAACCGACTTAGGCCTCGAGATATCGGCGCCCGTGTATCAGGCCTTAGCCAACGCCGACGGTATCACGCGCCAGTTGGCTCAGACTCCAGTCTATACTGCGGCCGACTTCAATACCCAACAACCGATAATGCAAGACGTGCGCGTCCGGCGCGCACTGGCGCTTGGGATGGATCGAGCGACGATCGTGCGCGACGACACCTACGGAACGTCGATGCTGGCGGTCGCGGATCTGTCGCCATATTACTATTGGGCGTTCGACCGTTCGCTCAAACCGATTCCCTACGATCCGGTTCAAGCCAAGGCGCTTCTGGATGCCGCCGGCTGGCATCCCGGCCCCGACGGAGTTCGCTCGCGCAACGGTAAGCGTCTATCGTTGTTACTCGTGTACGGCATTGGAAGCCAACTGATACGCAACATCGTTACGCAAATTCAACAAATGTACCGGCCGCTCGGCGTCGAGGTCGAGCTGAAGGGCTACGATTACGCCAATCTCTACGCGGCGGCCGAAAGCGGCGGAATCATCAACGGCGGCAAGTTCGACATCGCGATGTACTCGTGGATCTCCGGCGCCGACCCCGACAACTCATCGCAGTGGACGTGCAACGCCATACCACCGGCCGGCAACAACGTGGCGCGCTACTGTTCGCCCGCGATGGATGCGCTGCAACGCATCGCGACCAGTAGCTTCGATCGATCCGTGAGAGCGCACGCCTACGCCGGCATCGAAGCGCTCTTATTGCGAGATGCGCCGGCGGCTTTTCTGTACTACCAGCCGCTGCGCTATGCCCGTGTCTCCGACTTACGTAACTTTGCACCCAACGGCACCAGTGAAGCCTGGAACGCCCAGGAGTGGGCCCGCTAA
- a CDS encoding NADP-dependent isocitrate dehydrogenase — MTTLTTPTATTKKVPVTVAYGDGIGPEIMDATLRIIDAAGAQLDLERIEIGESVYNKGLSNGIEPSSWDSLRRTKVFLKAPITTPQGGGFKSLNVTVRKTLGMYANVRPCASLHPYVSTKHPNMDLVIVRENEEDVYGGIEHRQTEQVTQCLKLISRPGCERIIRYAFEYARANKRKKVTCFTKDNIMKITDGLFHRTFDDIAREYPDLENEHWIVDIGAAKMADTPEVFDVIVMPNLYGDVLSDVAAQITGSVGLAGSANIGDHCSMFEAIHGSAPRRAGQNMANPSGLFHGALLMLVHIGQSEAAERAHNAWLRTIEDGIHTYDIHADGVSKKKVGTREFADAIIERMGQRPQHLHPAVYAKDATMDISARPAGKRAEKRHVGVDVFIDRPDGNPDELAAALEKLRVDGTKLSVISNRGTKVWPNGNPDTFWSDHWSCRFEAPHGGSFGSKQVADLIAAIGGAGFDVVKTEGLYTFDGERGYSLAQGE, encoded by the coding sequence ATGACGACTTTGACGACTCCCACGGCGACTACAAAGAAAGTGCCGGTAACCGTCGCATACGGCGACGGCATCGGACCGGAAATCATGGACGCGACGCTGCGAATCATCGACGCGGCCGGTGCGCAACTCGATCTCGAACGCATCGAGATCGGTGAAAGCGTCTATAACAAAGGGTTGAGTAACGGCATCGAGCCGTCGTCGTGGGATTCGTTGCGCCGCACAAAAGTATTCTTGAAGGCGCCGATCACGACGCCGCAAGGCGGCGGGTTCAAAAGCCTTAACGTCACCGTTCGCAAAACGCTCGGCATGTATGCCAACGTACGGCCGTGCGCGTCGTTGCATCCGTACGTTTCGACCAAGCATCCGAATATGGACCTCGTGATCGTTCGCGAGAACGAGGAAGACGTCTATGGCGGCATCGAGCACCGCCAGACCGAGCAGGTCACGCAATGTCTTAAATTGATTTCGCGCCCGGGCTGCGAGCGAATCATTCGCTACGCGTTCGAATATGCGCGCGCCAACAAGCGCAAAAAAGTTACGTGCTTCACCAAAGACAACATCATGAAGATCACGGACGGATTGTTCCACCGGACCTTCGACGACATCGCGCGCGAGTACCCGGACCTTGAGAACGAGCACTGGATCGTCGATATCGGCGCTGCGAAGATGGCCGATACCCCCGAAGTCTTCGACGTCATCGTCATGCCGAATCTGTATGGCGACGTGCTGTCCGACGTCGCAGCGCAGATCACCGGATCGGTTGGACTCGCCGGTTCGGCCAACATCGGCGATCACTGCTCGATGTTCGAAGCGATTCACGGATCGGCACCGCGCCGCGCCGGACAGAATATGGCGAATCCGTCGGGCTTGTTCCACGGGGCGCTCTTGATGCTCGTGCACATCGGTCAAAGCGAAGCGGCCGAACGCGCGCACAATGCCTGGCTACGAACTATTGAAGACGGCATCCACACCTACGATATCCATGCCGACGGCGTCTCGAAGAAGAAAGTCGGAACGCGCGAGTTTGCCGACGCCATCATCGAACGCATGGGTCAACGTCCGCAGCATCTGCACCCCGCCGTGTATGCCAAAGACGCGACGATGGATATTTCCGCTCGTCCGGCCGGCAAACGTGCTGAAAAGCGCCACGTCGGCGTCGACGTCTTCATCGATCGTCCGGACGGTAATCCCGACGAGCTCGCGGCCGCGCTCGAAAAGCTCAGAGTCGATGGGACGAAGCTGTCGGTCATCAGTAATCGCGGCACCAAAGTATGGCCGAATGGAAATCCCGACACGTTCTGGAGCGACCATTGGAGCTGCCGTTTCGAAGCGCCCCACGGCGGTTCGTTCGGATCCAAACAGGTCGCGGACTTAATCGCCGCGATTGGCGGCGCGGGATTCGACGTCGTCAAAACCGAGGGACTGTATACCTTCGACGGCGAGCGCGGCTACTCGCTCGCTCAGGGAGAGTAA
- a CDS encoding cobalamin-binding protein, giving the protein MRIVSLLPSVTEILFGIGAGPEVVGVTHECDFPPEALVLPRLTASAIPASSSPAEIDRHVRAGLHSGSSLYSLDDVALARLEPDLIVTQELCDVCSVSYEQVATAVRRLGNDPRVVSLEPSSLEQVLGTIVTLGELTNHADGAQTLLASLRRRIEGLRESNQVMKSHLVERVLFLEWTDPPMSAGHWIPELVELAGGDPVLADPLRNSRRLQWDEIAASDPDAIVVAPCGFGIEQTREAIALLNGNATWRGLRAVREGRVLAMDGNAYASRPGPRLVDTAEIMAGWIEELRA; this is encoded by the coding sequence GTGCGTATCGTAAGCCTATTGCCCAGCGTCACCGAGATTCTCTTTGGAATCGGTGCCGGGCCCGAGGTGGTCGGCGTTACGCACGAATGCGATTTCCCGCCTGAAGCGCTCGTTTTGCCGCGGCTAACGGCATCGGCGATTCCGGCGTCCTCGTCACCGGCAGAGATCGATCGGCACGTGCGCGCCGGACTGCACTCTGGATCGAGTCTGTACTCGCTAGATGACGTCGCGCTAGCGCGGCTCGAGCCCGACTTGATCGTCACCCAAGAATTGTGCGACGTCTGCTCGGTGTCCTACGAGCAGGTCGCGACGGCGGTGCGCCGTCTCGGCAACGATCCGCGCGTGGTTTCGTTGGAGCCGTCGTCGCTCGAACAAGTGTTGGGCACGATCGTGACGCTCGGAGAACTCACCAATCACGCGGACGGCGCGCAAACGCTCCTTGCGTCGCTACGTCGGCGCATCGAAGGGCTGCGCGAATCCAATCAAGTGATGAAGAGTCACTTGGTCGAGCGCGTATTGTTCTTAGAGTGGACCGATCCACCGATGAGCGCGGGACATTGGATCCCCGAACTCGTCGAGCTTGCCGGCGGTGACCCGGTGCTAGCCGATCCATTGCGCAACTCGCGCCGTTTGCAATGGGACGAGATCGCCGCGAGCGACCCAGACGCGATCGTCGTAGCCCCGTGCGGTTTCGGTATAGAACAAACGCGCGAAGCGATCGCGCTACTGAATGGAAATGCAACGTGGCGCGGATTGCGGGCCGTTCGCGAAGGTCGCGTCCTCGCCATGGACGGAAACGCCTACGCGAGCCGGCCCGGACCTCGTTTGGTCGACACCGCAGAAATTATGGCGGGCTGGATTGAGGAGTTGCGGGCCTAG
- a CDS encoding histidine phosphatase family protein has product MVRHGATEWNASGRYQGQSDVELSELGRRQARAIADRLRSDLFDRIYASDLQRARETAETIALPRRLQVTTDARLREFHFGDWEGLTWPEITALHPDLNSRSDIVAAYAPPGGETLADVIARWSSFQRDVLSERSGRVLVVTHAGMLHAAMRAMAPHGSEAVTAGRFRFAPTSLTRVVFDADGSGRVTSLSNASHLDSDSSHWHEASRQATRL; this is encoded by the coding sequence TTGGTCCGCCACGGGGCCACCGAATGGAACGCCTCCGGGCGTTACCAAGGGCAGAGCGACGTGGAACTCTCCGAGCTCGGCCGCCGGCAAGCGCGCGCAATCGCCGATCGCCTGCGGTCCGATCTTTTCGATCGCATCTATGCGAGCGATTTACAACGCGCGCGCGAGACCGCCGAAACAATCGCATTACCTCGCAGGTTGCAAGTTACCACGGACGCTCGTCTTCGCGAGTTTCACTTCGGCGATTGGGAAGGCCTAACGTGGCCGGAAATCACGGCGTTGCATCCCGACCTGAACTCAAGATCCGATATCGTTGCGGCCTACGCTCCGCCCGGCGGCGAAACACTCGCCGATGTGATCGCGCGCTGGAGCTCTTTTCAACGAGATGTGTTGAGCGAGCGCTCCGGCCGCGTGCTCGTCGTAACACACGCGGGAATGCTGCACGCTGCGATGCGCGCGATGGCACCTCACGGTTCCGAAGCGGTAACCGCCGGGCGTTTTCGATTTGCGCCGACTTCTCTAACGCGCGTCGTGTTCGATGCGGACGGCTCGGGCCGGGTGACATCTCTGAGCAACGCAAGCCATCTCGATTCGGATTCTTCGCATTGGCACGAGGCGAGCCGACAAGCGACGCGACTGTAG
- a CDS encoding ferritin-like domain-containing protein produces the protein MSKDTSSKTDKPFLTDVQELRRRARENIDKGAITEGYALDVDTVCEILNQALATEIICVLRYKRHYFMATGLNKDAVAAEFLEHANDEQGHADSIAERITQLGGSPNLNPEGMASRSHSEYKEGSSLRDMIKEDLIAERIAIESYTEIIRYLGDKDVTSRRLMEQILAVEEEHANDMHDLLEKVS, from the coding sequence GTGAGCAAAGATACTTCTTCCAAAACCGATAAGCCGTTTTTGACCGACGTTCAGGAGCTGCGCCGTCGCGCGCGCGAAAACATCGACAAGGGCGCGATTACCGAAGGTTACGCGCTCGATGTCGACACGGTCTGCGAAATCCTCAACCAAGCCCTCGCAACCGAAATCATCTGCGTCCTACGGTATAAACGTCATTATTTCATGGCCACCGGTTTGAATAAGGATGCGGTTGCGGCCGAATTCCTCGAGCATGCCAACGACGAGCAGGGGCATGCCGACAGTATTGCCGAGCGCATTACGCAGCTCGGTGGTTCGCCGAACCTCAATCCCGAGGGAATGGCGTCGCGTAGCCACTCGGAGTACAAAGAAGGCTCGTCGCTGCGGGACATGATCAAAGAAGATTTGATCGCAGAACGCATCGCGATCGAGTCGTACACCGAGATCATCCGCTATCTCGGCGACAAGGACGTTACGTCGCGTCGCTTGATGGAACAAATCTTGGCGGTGGAAGAAGAGCACGCCAACGACATGCACGACCTGCTGGAAAAAGTTAGCTAA
- a CDS encoding DUF2269 family protein, with the protein MYQGLVFIHVLCAVIAVGANCTYPVWLARGKMQRDQLLFVLRGIKLIDGRVANPAYGLLLITGIAQVLISGRTFHQTWLEWAILLWVVLAALAYGMYSPGLRKQIKMLETGTPDDPAYVALDKRQNIVGGVLFLIALVILALMVFRPGGA; encoded by the coding sequence ATGTATCAAGGGCTCGTCTTCATCCACGTCTTGTGCGCCGTCATTGCGGTCGGCGCGAACTGCACGTATCCCGTTTGGCTGGCGCGCGGAAAAATGCAGCGCGATCAGTTATTGTTCGTGTTGCGCGGCATAAAACTGATCGACGGACGGGTAGCAAATCCCGCATATGGTCTGCTGCTGATCACCGGCATCGCGCAGGTGCTGATCTCCGGTCGAACGTTTCATCAAACGTGGCTGGAATGGGCGATTCTGCTGTGGGTCGTGTTGGCCGCGCTCGCCTACGGAATGTATTCACCGGGCCTACGTAAGCAAATCAAAATGCTCGAGACCGGCACCCCGGACGATCCGGCATACGTCGCACTGGATAAGCGGCAAAATATCGTTGGGGGAGTGTTGTTCCTGATCGCGCTCGTCATCCTGGCGCTGATGGTCTTCCGGCCCGGCGGCGCATAG
- a CDS encoding YqeG family HAD IIIA-type phosphatase gives MIGPDRFAPRLHDVAHEDLEAAGIRGLIVDLDNTLLGYRETELAQEHIAWVERAHDRGFQIIMLSNNFSERVTSIAAQLNVRCIPNALKPLPFGFMRAMRGLNLHRSQIAVVGDQLFTDVLGAKFCGLYTILTEPIEAKDLPLTSFFRFFERIMLRNMRP, from the coding sequence ATGATCGGACCCGACCGCTTCGCTCCGCGCCTGCACGACGTCGCGCATGAGGATCTCGAAGCCGCCGGCATTCGGGGGCTCATCGTGGACCTCGACAACACCCTGCTGGGCTATCGAGAGACGGAATTGGCCCAGGAGCACATCGCCTGGGTCGAGCGGGCGCACGACCGCGGCTTCCAGATCATCATGCTGTCGAACAACTTCAGCGAGCGGGTCACCAGTATCGCCGCCCAGCTGAACGTCCGGTGCATCCCCAATGCCCTCAAGCCGTTGCCGTTCGGCTTCATGCGGGCGATGCGAGGGCTGAATCTGCATCGTAGTCAGATCGCCGTCGTGGGCGACCAGTTGTTCACCGATGTCCTCGGGGCCAAGTTTTGCGGTCTGTACACCATTTTGACCGAGCCGATCGAAGCGAAAGATCTGCCGCTGACGTCGTTCTTCCGATTTTTCGAACGGATTATGTTGCGCAACATGCGACCGTGA